From a region of the Mycolicibacterium sp. MU0050 genome:
- a CDS encoding helicase HerA-like domain-containing protein has translation MTPAQHIAGGYAVDGAALELGSVIVDGTVDPKARVRIPLATLNRHGLVAGATGTGKTKSLQVMAEQLSAAGVPVLMADVKGDLSGLSKPGEPGERVTQRATDTADDWTPTGFPVEFLSLGTSGIGVPIRATITSFGPILLSKVLDLNQTQESTLGLIFHWADQKGLPLLDLKDLRAVIQYLISDEGKAERKALGAVSTTTAGVILRALVNLEAEGADTFFGEPELDPADLMRVDAQGRGIITLLELGNQATRPVMFSTFLMWVLADLFTFLPEVGDIDKPKLVFVFDEAHLLFSDASKAFLEQVEQTVKLIRSKGVGVFFCTQLPTDIPNAVLSQLGARVQHALRAFTPDDQKALSKTVRTYPKTEVYDLEEALKSLGTGEAIVTVLSEKGAPTPVAWTMMRAPRSLMDTIGNDAIAAAARASTLQAEYGQTVDRDSAYERLMASIAPPAQDELPPVPTGIEIPPMPAPAAPPEPGFFEKMMDSPAFKSAMRSAGTVIGREITRSIFGTGRRRRR, from the coding sequence ATGACCCCTGCCCAACACATTGCCGGCGGCTACGCGGTGGACGGGGCAGCGCTCGAGTTGGGCTCGGTGATCGTCGACGGCACCGTGGATCCCAAGGCCCGGGTGCGCATCCCGCTGGCGACCCTGAACCGGCACGGCCTGGTGGCCGGCGCCACCGGCACCGGCAAGACCAAGTCGCTGCAGGTGATGGCCGAGCAGTTGTCGGCTGCGGGCGTCCCGGTGCTGATGGCCGACGTCAAGGGCGACCTGTCGGGCCTGTCGAAGCCGGGCGAACCGGGGGAGCGGGTCACCCAGCGCGCCACCGACACCGCCGACGACTGGACGCCGACCGGGTTCCCGGTCGAGTTCCTGTCGCTGGGCACCTCCGGAATCGGGGTGCCGATCCGCGCCACCATCACCAGCTTCGGGCCGATTCTGCTGTCAAAGGTGCTGGACCTCAACCAGACCCAGGAATCCACATTGGGTCTGATCTTCCACTGGGCGGACCAGAAGGGTCTGCCGCTGCTGGACCTCAAGGATCTGCGCGCGGTCATCCAGTACCTGATCAGCGACGAGGGCAAGGCCGAGCGCAAGGCCCTGGGCGCGGTGTCGACCACCACCGCCGGGGTGATCCTGCGCGCGCTGGTCAACCTGGAGGCCGAGGGGGCCGACACATTCTTCGGCGAGCCTGAACTGGATCCCGCGGACCTGATGCGCGTCGACGCCCAGGGCCGCGGCATCATCACGCTGCTGGAGCTCGGCAACCAGGCCACCCGACCGGTGATGTTCTCCACCTTCCTGATGTGGGTGCTGGCCGACCTGTTCACCTTCCTGCCGGAGGTCGGCGACATCGACAAACCCAAGCTGGTGTTCGTCTTCGACGAGGCGCACCTGCTGTTCTCCGACGCGTCCAAGGCGTTCCTCGAGCAGGTCGAGCAGACCGTCAAGCTCATCCGCTCGAAGGGCGTCGGCGTGTTCTTCTGCACGCAGCTGCCCACCGACATCCCCAACGCGGTGCTGTCCCAGCTGGGCGCGCGCGTGCAGCATGCGTTGCGCGCCTTCACCCCCGACGACCAGAAGGCGCTGTCGAAGACGGTGCGCACCTACCCCAAGACCGAGGTGTACGACCTCGAGGAGGCCCTGAAGTCGCTGGGGACGGGCGAGGCGATCGTCACGGTGCTCTCCGAGAAGGGCGCGCCGACGCCGGTGGCCTGGACCATGATGCGCGCGCCGCGGTCGCTGATGGACACCATCGGCAACGACGCCATCGCCGCGGCCGCCCGCGCCAGCACGCTGCAGGCCGAATACGGCCAGACCGTGGACCGGGACTCGGCCTACGAGCGGCTGATGGCCAGCATCGCCCCGCCCGCCCAGGACGAGCTGCCGCCGGTGCCCACCGGGATCGAGATCCCGCCGATGCCCGCGCCGGCCGCCCCACCCGAGCCCGGGTTCTTCGAGAAGATGATGGACAGCCCGGCCTTCAAGAGCGCCATGCGGTCCGCGGGCACCGTGATCGGCCGCGAGATCACCCGCAGCATCTTCGGCACCGGACGTCGCCGCCGCCGGTAG
- the cmrA gene encoding mycolate reductase (Catalyzes the final step in mycolic acid biosynthesis.) has translation MPVPPPSPDARAVVTGASQGIGEALAAELAARGHSLIVTARRAEVLADLAARLTDRYGVTVEVRAVDLTDAGQRGELADELRSRNISILCNNAGTATFGPVAELDPAAEQAQVALNVIAVHDLTLAVLPGMVERGAGGILTSGSAAGNSPIPNNATYAASKAFANTFSESLRGELKKAGIHVTVLAPGPVRTELPDPEERSLVEKVIPDFLWINTEYTAKVSLDALERNRMRVVPGLTSKAMSVAAGYAPRSIVAPIVGAVYKKLGGE, from the coding sequence ATGCCCGTTCCCCCACCCAGTCCGGATGCCCGCGCCGTCGTCACCGGCGCCTCGCAGGGCATCGGTGAGGCGCTGGCCGCCGAACTCGCCGCCCGCGGACACAGTCTCATCGTCACCGCCCGCCGCGCCGAGGTGCTCGCCGACCTCGCCGCGCGCCTCACCGATCGCTACGGAGTGACCGTCGAGGTCCGGGCGGTGGACCTCACCGACGCCGGGCAACGCGGAGAACTGGCCGACGAGTTGCGCTCCCGCAACATCTCGATTCTGTGCAACAACGCCGGCACCGCCACCTTCGGGCCGGTCGCCGAGCTGGATCCGGCCGCCGAGCAGGCCCAGGTGGCGCTCAACGTCATTGCGGTGCACGACCTTACGCTCGCGGTGCTGCCCGGCATGGTCGAGCGCGGCGCCGGCGGCATCCTGACCTCAGGTTCGGCCGCCGGGAACTCCCCGATTCCCAACAACGCCACCTACGCGGCCAGCAAGGCCTTTGCGAACACTTTCAGCGAGTCGCTGCGCGGTGAGCTGAAGAAGGCCGGCATCCACGTGACGGTCCTGGCGCCGGGCCCGGTGCGCACCGAACTGCCGGACCCGGAAGAGCGGTCGCTGGTCGAGAAGGTGATCCCGGATTTCCTTTGGATCAACACCGAGTACACCGCGAAGGTGTCCCTGGATGCGCTGGAGCGCAACCGGATGCGGGTGGTGCCGGGCCTGACCTCCAAGGCCATGTCGGTGGCCGCCGGCTACGCGCCGCGCAGCATCGTCGCGCCGATCGTCGGGGCGGTCTACAAGAAACTCGGCGGCGAGTAG
- a CDS encoding MFS transporter, with product MTQPPAPAKSRVAAWALWDCGFVGLNAIVVTFVFSVYLTESVGEGMPGGASPASWLGRALTVAGLTVAILAPVTGVWVQAPHLRRRALTVLTGLAVLLTAAMSLIHDDSSYLFAGLVLLAATAACGDLAGVPYNAMLRQLSTPATSGRISGLGSGAGYFGSVLLLLIVYLGFIMGDGPTRGLLDLPVEDGFNVRMVMLVAAAWFALFAVPLLLTAQHITPLTPEPPPSIGLFGAYRRVWADLRMEWARDRNLVYYLLASAVFRDGLAGVFTFGAVLGVKVYGISPADVLIFGMAALVIAATGAVLGGHVDDRVGAKPVIVGSLAAMVAVGLVMLALSGPTVFWVCGLTLCLFLGPAQAAARNLLLRMSADGREGVAFGLYTMTGRAVSFLAPWLFFLFVDAFGTDRAGLGGILVVLVAGLTGMLFVRTPGRYRADGPPEQPRAQTAERDR from the coding sequence ATGACGCAGCCCCCGGCCCCGGCAAAATCACGGGTCGCGGCCTGGGCGTTGTGGGATTGCGGGTTCGTCGGCCTCAATGCGATTGTCGTCACCTTCGTGTTCTCGGTCTACCTGACCGAGTCGGTGGGCGAAGGCATGCCCGGCGGGGCGTCCCCGGCCAGTTGGCTGGGGCGGGCGCTGACCGTGGCGGGCCTGACCGTCGCGATCCTGGCGCCGGTGACCGGGGTGTGGGTGCAGGCCCCACATCTGCGCCGTCGGGCGCTCACGGTGCTGACCGGACTGGCCGTGCTGCTGACCGCGGCGATGAGCCTGATCCACGACGACTCGTCGTATCTGTTCGCCGGCCTGGTGTTGTTGGCCGCGACCGCCGCGTGCGGGGACCTGGCCGGGGTGCCGTACAACGCGATGCTGCGGCAGCTCTCCACGCCGGCGACCTCCGGCCGGATCTCCGGACTGGGTTCGGGGGCAGGCTATTTCGGCAGTGTGCTGCTTTTGCTCATCGTCTACCTCGGGTTCATCATGGGCGACGGACCCACCCGCGGCCTGCTCGATCTGCCCGTCGAGGACGGCTTCAACGTCCGCATGGTGATGCTGGTCGCCGCGGCGTGGTTCGCGCTGTTCGCCGTGCCTCTGTTGCTGACCGCCCAGCACATCACCCCGCTCACCCCCGAACCGCCGCCGTCGATCGGCCTGTTCGGCGCCTACCGACGGGTCTGGGCCGACCTGCGGATGGAGTGGGCGCGCGACCGCAACCTGGTGTACTACCTGCTGGCCAGCGCGGTCTTCCGGGACGGGCTGGCCGGCGTCTTCACCTTCGGCGCGGTGCTCGGCGTCAAGGTCTACGGCATCTCGCCGGCCGACGTCCTGATCTTCGGGATGGCCGCCCTGGTGATCGCGGCGACCGGCGCGGTGCTCGGCGGCCACGTCGACGACCGGGTGGGCGCCAAACCCGTCATCGTCGGTTCGCTGGCGGCCATGGTCGCGGTCGGTCTGGTCATGCTGGCGTTGTCGGGGCCCACGGTATTCTGGGTCTGCGGGCTGACGCTGTGTCTGTTCCTCGGGCCCGCCCAGGCCGCGGCGCGCAACCTGCTGTTGCGGATGTCGGCCGACGGACGCGAGGGCGTGGCCTTCGGGCTCTACACCATGACCGGGCGCGCGGTGTCCTTCCTGGCGCCGTGGCTGTTCTTCCTGTTCGTCGACGCCTTCGGCACCGACCGTGCGGGACTGGGCGGCATCCTGGTGGTGCTGGTGGCGGGCCTGACCGGAATGTTGTTCGTGCGCACACCGGGCCGCTACCGGGCCGACGGGCCGCCCGAACAACCGCGGGCCCAGACCGCCGAACGCGACCGCTGA
- a CDS encoding MmpS family transport accessory protein, whose protein sequence is MSDPRRPYGSDPNQPGWSPPTEPLGDRNPPYTDPAYAGQFSYPSYTPPPDATRELPPYWTQTQHQPSGDAPPPPPPEPPRSPRWLWVLAGGAVLLVIGLVVAMVIANGTSERDRAVAPLPPLPEPTATNPPPTVTRTPTTTRPVVPPPRTTESPTTTAPSGATETVVYSVTGEGRAISITYVDSGALMQMEFNVALPWSKQVTLSAPASSTASVTVLTFDREVTCSVTVDGQQVQQRTGSGLTMCVGTR, encoded by the coding sequence ATGAGCGATCCCCGGCGACCCTATGGGTCCGACCCGAACCAGCCCGGTTGGTCACCTCCGACCGAGCCGTTGGGTGACCGGAATCCCCCGTACACCGATCCTGCGTACGCGGGGCAGTTCAGCTACCCCAGTTACACCCCGCCGCCGGACGCGACCCGTGAGCTGCCGCCGTACTGGACGCAGACCCAGCACCAGCCGTCGGGCGACGCGCCGCCCCCGCCACCCCCGGAGCCCCCGCGTTCGCCGCGCTGGCTGTGGGTGCTGGCCGGCGGCGCAGTGCTGCTGGTGATCGGTCTGGTGGTGGCCATGGTGATCGCCAACGGCACCTCCGAGCGGGACCGGGCGGTGGCGCCGTTGCCGCCGCTGCCCGAGCCGACCGCGACCAACCCGCCGCCGACCGTCACGCGCACGCCCACCACCACGCGGCCCGTCGTCCCCCCGCCGCGGACGACCGAATCGCCGACCACCACCGCGCCGTCGGGGGCCACCGAAACCGTGGTCTACAGCGTCACCGGTGAGGGCCGGGCGATCAGCATCACCTATGTGGACTCGGGTGCGTTGATGCAGATGGAGTTCAACGTCGCGTTGCCGTGGAGCAAGCAGGTCACCCTCAGCGCTCCCGCGTCCAGCACGGCGAGCGTGACGGTGTTGACCTTCGACCGTGAGGTGACCTGCTCGGTCACCGTCGACGGTCAGCAGGTGCAGCAGCGCACCGGTTCGGGTCTCACCATGTGTGTCGGGACGCGCTGA
- a CDS encoding alpha/beta hydrolase family protein yields MAVRAQVRAIYGASLSPDATAFANIVDDGGYPRAVQRFLRGWRASSSRDVELPVEGPVTRVIHSPDGHWLACEVAPDGRERTQIWVVTTDPDDRDARRIDAWSTQTDDSSEGTAELIGWDGTRVSAILTGEDGVGLSCLIDPRTGAREVLDRRSAGRLVDSWAGSALIRVGPRGYRELLMLHGNTEIALLPYDPGSVTDAGVILDDHMPRRLRHGADSDAMQLYYPAKEYGPDSTEGFVRALIRSDNGTTHARLLEVTVTADGVSYHVVAERPGFELDEFVISDDLSTVALLWNLYGCSELQIMRYTDRMLSDPIPLPGLVAGELSISAGGAMVALTVQSPSQPRTVELVDTRTLEWEPVDRAPMSGPVGTTPTLETFAARDGLTITGWRYAPPPGVHDAGAFIYLHGGPEGQSRPDYNEIFPLLSDAGITVFAPNVRGSGGLGREFMHADDREKRFAAIDDVADCVKYLVSCGYADPSRIACGGWSYGGYLTLAALTFHPELFAAGVSICGMSDLNSFYRNTEAWIAAAAYPKYGHPVSDYDLLESLSPLPRADALIAPLLLIHGGNDTNVPVSESEQMYEALLERGRTVRYLLFEDDGHEIAKRENRARMADEVRSWLGIAFSRPPGA; encoded by the coding sequence ATGGCTGTGCGGGCGCAGGTACGCGCGATCTACGGCGCTTCGCTGTCCCCTGACGCCACCGCGTTCGCCAACATCGTCGACGACGGCGGTTATCCCCGCGCGGTGCAGCGCTTCCTGCGCGGCTGGCGGGCCAGTTCCTCGCGCGACGTCGAACTTCCGGTCGAGGGCCCGGTCACCCGGGTCATCCACTCGCCCGACGGGCACTGGCTGGCTTGCGAGGTCGCCCCCGACGGACGGGAGCGCACGCAGATCTGGGTGGTGACCACCGATCCCGACGACCGGGACGCGCGCCGCATCGACGCCTGGAGTACGCAGACCGACGACAGCAGCGAGGGCACCGCCGAGCTGATCGGATGGGACGGCACCCGGGTGTCGGCCATCCTGACCGGTGAGGACGGGGTCGGGCTGTCCTGCCTGATCGATCCCCGCACCGGTGCCCGGGAGGTGTTGGACCGGCGTTCCGCGGGCCGGCTGGTGGACTCCTGGGCGGGTTCGGCGCTGATCCGGGTGGGCCCGCGCGGCTATCGAGAGCTGTTGATGCTGCACGGAAACACCGAAATCGCCTTGCTCCCTTACGATCCGGGTTCCGTCACCGATGCCGGGGTGATCCTGGACGACCACATGCCGCGGCGGTTGCGGCACGGCGCCGACAGCGATGCCATGCAGCTGTATTACCCCGCCAAGGAGTACGGTCCGGACAGCACCGAGGGCTTCGTGCGCGCACTCATCCGCAGCGACAACGGCACCACGCACGCGCGGTTGCTCGAGGTGACCGTGACCGCCGACGGGGTGTCCTATCACGTGGTGGCCGAGCGGCCGGGCTTCGAACTCGACGAATTCGTCATCAGCGACGACCTCTCCACCGTGGCGCTGCTGTGGAACCTCTACGGCTGCAGCGAGTTACAGATCATGCGCTACACCGACCGGATGCTCAGCGACCCGATCCCGCTGCCTGGCCTGGTCGCCGGCGAGCTGTCCATCAGCGCGGGCGGGGCGATGGTGGCCCTGACCGTGCAGAGCCCCTCGCAGCCGCGCACGGTCGAACTCGTCGACACCCGCACCCTGGAGTGGGAGCCGGTGGACCGGGCGCCCATGTCCGGCCCCGTCGGTACTACGCCCACGCTGGAAACCTTCGCCGCCCGAGACGGTCTGACCATCACCGGGTGGCGGTACGCGCCCCCGCCGGGGGTGCACGACGCGGGGGCGTTCATCTACCTGCACGGCGGGCCGGAGGGGCAGTCCCGGCCCGACTACAACGAGATCTTCCCGCTGTTGTCGGACGCGGGGATCACCGTCTTCGCGCCGAACGTACGGGGCTCGGGGGGACTGGGCCGGGAGTTCATGCACGCCGACGATCGCGAGAAGCGGTTCGCCGCGATCGACGACGTCGCCGACTGCGTCAAGTACCTGGTGTCGTGCGGCTATGCCGACCCGTCCCGGATCGCGTGCGGCGGGTGGTCCTACGGCGGCTATCTGACGTTGGCCGCGCTGACGTTCCACCCCGAGTTGTTCGCGGCCGGGGTGAGCATCTGCGGCATGAGCGATCTGAACAGTTTCTATCGCAACACCGAGGCGTGGATCGCCGCGGCGGCCTATCCCAAATACGGGCATCCGGTCAGCGATTACGACTTGTTGGAGAGTCTTTCGCCGCTGCCGCGGGCCGACGCACTGATCGCGCCGCTGTTACTGATCCACGGCGGAAACGACACCAATGTCCCGGTGAGTGAGTCCGAGCAGATGTACGAGGCTTTGCTGGAGCGCGGGCGAACCGTGCGGTATTTGCTGTTCGAGGACGACGGCCACGAGATCGCCAAACGGGAGAACCGGGCGCGCATGGCCGACGAGGTGCGCAGCTGGCTGGGCATCGCCTTCTCCCGCCCGCCGGGCGCCTAG
- a CDS encoding DUF6131 family protein yields MIVLGIILLILGYVLSISILTTIGIILLVIGAVLWILGAVGRPVGGRKYWY; encoded by the coding sequence ATGATTGTCCTGGGAATCATTCTGCTCATCCTCGGATATGTGCTGAGCATCAGCATCCTGACCACGATCGGCATCATCCTGCTGGTGATCGGCGCCGTGCTGTGGATCCTCGGTGCCGTCGGTCGCCCGGTGGGCGGTCGAAAGTACTGGTATTAG
- a CDS encoding TetR/AcrR family transcriptional regulator, translated as MPVPPASDADAPVTNRRSRRKSDRRSQLLAAAERQFAERGFLAVRLEDIGAAADVSGPAIYRHFPNKEALLVELLVEISTRLLAGGRAVVDDAAGDAGAALAALVDFHLDFTLGEPDLIRIQDRDLIHLPPAAARQVRRSQRQYVEIWVRVLRDLDGALDEDEARVMAHAAFGLMNSTPYSTKPAGGKPAGLRTRAVLRAMTLAALATG; from the coding sequence ATGCCCGTGCCCCCCGCATCGGATGCGGATGCACCGGTGACCAACCGGCGCTCCCGGCGGAAATCCGACCGCCGCTCCCAGCTTCTGGCCGCCGCCGAGCGCCAGTTCGCCGAGCGCGGCTTCCTGGCGGTGCGTCTCGAGGACATCGGGGCGGCCGCCGACGTCAGCGGGCCGGCGATCTACCGGCACTTCCCCAACAAGGAAGCGCTGCTGGTCGAGTTGCTGGTGGAGATCAGCACCCGACTGCTGGCGGGCGGCCGGGCGGTGGTCGACGACGCGGCCGGTGACGCCGGAGCCGCGCTGGCGGCACTGGTCGATTTTCACCTCGACTTCACCCTCGGCGAGCCGGACCTGATCCGAATCCAGGACCGCGACCTCATTCACCTCCCGCCGGCCGCGGCGCGACAGGTGCGCCGCAGCCAGCGCCAGTACGTCGAGATCTGGGTGCGGGTATTGCGCGACCTCGACGGCGCTCTCGACGAGGACGAGGCCCGGGTGATGGCGCACGCCGCCTTCGGTCTGATGAACTCGACCCCGTACAGCACAAAGCCGGCCGGTGGGAAACCGGCCGGCTTGCGCACGCGGGCTGTGCTGCGAGCGATGACGCTCGCCGCGCTGGCTACTGGCTAA
- a CDS encoding carboxyl transferase domain-containing protein: MALATSNRDEHLALVAQLRSKLAAVALGGSERARQRHVERGKLLPRERVDGLLDPGSPLLEVAPLAADGMYDDESPGAGMIAGVGRVSGRECMIVANDATVKGGTYYPITVKKHLRAQEIALENRLPCIYLVDSGGAFLPRQDEVFPDREHFGRIFYNQATMSAAGIAQIAAVLGSCTAGGAYVPAMSDEAVIVRNQGTIFLGGPPLVKAATGEVVSAEDLGGGDLHSKVSGVTDHLAHDDRDALRIVRRIVSTLGPVSAPPWEVRPTVAPIADQNELYDVVPVDSRVPYDVREVITRIVDGGEFSEFKAEYGTTLVTGFAHIHGHPVGIVANNGVLFGESALKGAHFIELCDKRLIPLVFLQNIAGFMVGRDYEAGGIAKHGAKMVTAVACARVPKLTMVIGGSYGAGNYSMCGRAYSPRFLWMWPNARISVMGGEQAASVLATVRGDMSAEEEEAFKAPIREQYEHQGNPYYSTARLWDDGVIDPADTRTVLGLALSAVGNAPVEPVSYGVFRM, encoded by the coding sequence ATGGCACTTGCGACCTCGAACCGCGACGAGCATCTGGCTCTGGTCGCGCAGCTGCGATCAAAGCTCGCCGCCGTGGCGTTGGGCGGTTCCGAGCGCGCCCGGCAGCGACATGTCGAGCGGGGCAAGCTGCTGCCGCGCGAGCGCGTGGACGGCCTGTTGGATCCCGGCAGCCCGCTGCTGGAGGTCGCGCCGCTGGCGGCCGACGGCATGTACGACGACGAGTCGCCGGGGGCGGGCATGATCGCCGGGGTCGGCCGCGTCTCGGGCCGGGAATGCATGATCGTGGCCAACGACGCCACCGTGAAAGGCGGCACCTACTACCCGATCACGGTCAAGAAGCATCTGCGGGCCCAGGAGATCGCCCTGGAGAACCGGCTGCCGTGCATCTACCTCGTCGACTCCGGCGGGGCCTTCCTGCCCCGGCAGGACGAGGTGTTCCCGGACCGTGAGCATTTCGGCCGCATCTTCTACAACCAGGCGACCATGAGCGCCGCCGGCATCGCGCAGATCGCAGCGGTGCTCGGCTCGTGTACCGCCGGCGGCGCCTACGTTCCCGCGATGAGCGACGAGGCCGTCATCGTCCGCAACCAGGGCACCATCTTCCTCGGCGGTCCGCCGCTGGTGAAGGCCGCGACCGGGGAAGTGGTCAGTGCCGAGGACCTCGGCGGCGGCGACCTGCATTCCAAGGTCTCCGGGGTCACCGACCACCTGGCGCACGACGACCGCGACGCGCTGCGCATCGTCCGGCGCATCGTCTCCACGCTCGGCCCGGTCTCCGCGCCGCCCTGGGAGGTGCGGCCCACCGTGGCGCCGATCGCCGACCAGAACGAGCTCTACGACGTGGTCCCGGTCGACTCCCGGGTGCCCTACGACGTACGCGAAGTCATCACCCGCATCGTCGACGGCGGCGAATTCAGCGAGTTCAAGGCCGAATACGGCACCACCCTGGTCACCGGCTTCGCCCACATCCACGGCCATCCCGTCGGCATCGTCGCCAACAACGGCGTGCTGTTCGGCGAATCGGCGCTCAAGGGAGCGCATTTCATCGAACTGTGCGACAAGCGCCTGATCCCGCTGGTGTTCCTGCAGAACATCGCCGGCTTCATGGTGGGGCGCGACTACGAGGCCGGCGGTATCGCCAAGCACGGCGCCAAGATGGTCACCGCCGTGGCCTGCGCGCGGGTGCCCAAGCTCACCATGGTCATCGGCGGCTCCTACGGCGCCGGCAATTACTCGATGTGCGGTCGGGCCTACTCGCCGCGCTTTTTGTGGATGTGGCCCAACGCGCGGATCTCGGTGATGGGCGGCGAGCAAGCCGCCTCGGTGCTGGCCACCGTGCGCGGCGACATGAGCGCCGAGGAGGAGGAAGCGTTCAAGGCGCCCATCCGCGAGCAGTACGAGCACCAGGGCAACCCCTACTACTCCACCGCCCGCCTGTGGGACGACGGGGTCATCGACCCTGCCGACACCAGAACCGTTCTTGGCCTTGCCCTTTCAGCTGTCGGTAACGCACCGGTCGAACCGGTGTCCTACGGCGTGTTCCGGATGTGA
- a CDS encoding acetyl/propionyl/methylcrotonyl-CoA carboxylase subunit alpha, producing the protein MSFDTVLIANRGEIAVRVIRTLKRMGIRTVAVFSEADAQARHVAEADTAVLIGPAPARQSYLDIEKVVDAAVRTGAQAVHPGYGFLSENAEFAAALQRAGIVFIGPPADAIATMGDKITAKATVSRFDVPVVPGIARPGLTDAELLAAAEDIGYPVLVKPSAGGGGKGMRMVADPAELPAALVSARRESAAAFGDDTLFMERFVLRPRHIEVQVLADAHGNVIHLGERECSLQRRHQKVIEEAPSPLLDAQTRARIGAAACDTARSVDYRGAGTVEFIVSADKPDEFFFMEMNTRLQVEHPVTELVTGWDLVEWQVRIAAGEQLPVGQDGIEMRGHAVEARVYAEDAARGFLPTGGPVLALAEPESVGVRIDSGLRAGAVVGSDYDPMLAKVIAHGPDRDAALAGLDRALTQTAVLGVVTNIDFLRFLLADPDVAAGRLDTGLLDRRVGDYHAPVTDDRELIAAAAYRWLQRWAQGADSLWSVPSGWRMGEAAATVLRLRSGDRTDHVAITGTPDAATAVVVEQGERRTLHAALEADVLTVVLDGLRTQYRVAESDHQIWLAGPAGVMMAEEVREAPVRPDDEHSGDAELVSPMPGAVVAVNAADGDQVSAGAVVVAVEAMKMEHSLSAPVDGVVEILVAVGDQVKVGQPLARITATQKEATND; encoded by the coding sequence ATGTCCTTTGACACCGTTCTGATTGCCAACCGCGGCGAGATCGCCGTGCGCGTCATCCGCACCCTCAAGCGGATGGGCATCCGCACCGTGGCCGTCTTCAGCGAGGCCGACGCGCAGGCGCGGCACGTCGCCGAGGCCGACACCGCGGTCCTGATCGGCCCCGCGCCGGCCCGGCAGAGCTACCTCGACATCGAGAAGGTGGTCGACGCCGCGGTGCGCACCGGAGCCCAGGCCGTCCACCCGGGTTACGGATTCCTCTCCGAGAACGCCGAATTCGCGGCCGCCCTGCAACGGGCCGGCATCGTGTTCATCGGGCCGCCGGCCGACGCCATCGCCACCATGGGTGACAAGATCACCGCCAAGGCGACGGTGTCCCGGTTCGACGTGCCGGTGGTCCCCGGCATCGCCCGGCCCGGTCTCACCGATGCCGAACTGCTCGCCGCCGCCGAGGACATCGGCTACCCCGTGCTGGTCAAGCCCTCGGCCGGTGGCGGCGGCAAGGGCATGCGGATGGTGGCGGACCCCGCGGAGTTGCCCGCTGCCCTGGTCAGCGCCCGCCGCGAGTCGGCGGCCGCCTTCGGCGACGACACGCTGTTCATGGAGCGGTTCGTGCTGCGCCCCAGGCACATCGAGGTCCAGGTGCTCGCCGACGCCCACGGCAACGTGATCCACCTCGGCGAGCGGGAGTGCAGCCTGCAGCGGCGCCACCAGAAGGTGATCGAGGAAGCGCCCTCCCCGCTGCTGGACGCGCAGACCCGGGCCCGGATCGGCGCCGCGGCGTGCGACACCGCCCGCAGCGTCGACTACCGCGGCGCGGGTACCGTCGAGTTCATCGTCTCGGCCGACAAACCCGACGAATTCTTCTTCATGGAAATGAACACCCGCCTTCAGGTCGAGCACCCGGTCACCGAACTGGTGACGGGCTGGGACCTGGTGGAGTGGCAGGTCCGCATCGCCGCCGGCGAACAGTTGCCGGTCGGCCAGGACGGCATCGAGATGCGCGGGCACGCCGTCGAGGCCCGGGTCTACGCCGAGGACGCCGCCCGCGGCTTCCTGCCGACCGGCGGGCCCGTCCTGGCGCTGGCCGAACCGGAGTCCGTGGGCGTGCGGATCGACTCCGGCCTGCGGGCCGGCGCGGTCGTCGGCAGCGACTACGACCCGATGCTGGCCAAGGTGATCGCCCACGGACCCGACCGGGACGCGGCGCTGGCCGGCCTCGACCGCGCGTTGACGCAGACCGCGGTGCTGGGTGTCGTCACCAACATCGACTTCCTGCGGTTCCTGCTGGCCGACCCCGACGTGGCCGCCGGCCGACTCGACACCGGACTGCTGGACCGCCGCGTCGGTGATTACCACGCGCCGGTGACCGACGATCGGGAGCTGATCGCGGCGGCGGCCTACCGCTGGCTGCAGCGCTGGGCCCAGGGCGCGGACTCGCTGTGGAGCGTGCCCTCGGGGTGGCGAATGGGAGAAGCGGCGGCCACCGTGCTGCGACTGCGCTCCGGGGACCGCACCGACCACGTGGCGATCACCGGCACCCCCGACGCCGCCACCGCCGTCGTCGTCGAACAGGGGGAGCGGCGCACGCTGCACGCCGCCCTCGAGGCCGACGTGTTGACCGTGGTGCTCGACGGGCTGCGCACGCAGTACCGGGTGGCCGAGTCCGACCACCAGATCTGGCTGGCCGGCCCGGCCGGGGTGATGATGGCCGAGGAGGTCCGCGAGGCGCCGGTGCGTCCCGACGACGAGCACAGCGGGGACGCCGAACTCGTCAGCCCCATGCCGGGTGCGGTGGTGGCGGTCAACGCGGCCGACGGCGATCAGGTCAGCGCGGGTGCGGTGGTGGTCGCGGTGGAGGCCATGAAGATGGAGCACTCGTTGAGCGCACCGGTGGACGGTGTGGTGGAAATTCTTGTCGCCGTGGGCGATCAGGTGAAGGTGGGTCAGCCGCTGGCCCGCATCACCGCAACTCAGAAGGAAGCAACAAATGACTGA